The Amycolatopsis jiangsuensis nucleotide sequence CCCCACCATCGGGTGATCACCGGGGTGTTTACCGGTGCTGACACCTATATCTGTGCCGCATGCGAGGCACGGCCATGCTCACCCCCCGGATCCGTACGCTGGGCGCCGCCCTGCGCGACGCTCGGCTCGAGGCCCATTTCGGCGTCCGCGAACTGGCCCGGCGAGTCGGCGCGAACCCGGCACTGCTGTCGAACTGGGAACTGGGCCAACGGGTCCCCGGCATCGAGGACGTAGCCGGGATCCTCGGCGCGCTCGGCGTGGTCGGGGAGGACAAACAACGAATCCTGTGCCTGGCGCGCGGAACCTCCGATCCCGGATGGATCACGCTCGGCAGGCAGGCCGAACCGGAGCACATGGCGGGCCTGCTCGCGTGTGAACGGGCGGCCACCTCGCTCGTCGAATGGCATCCGCTGCTGGTGCCCGGGCTGTTGCAGATCCCGGACTACGCCCGCGCGCTGTTCGCCTCGGACGGGCTGCCGCCGGCGGCAGCCGAACGGCAGGCGGACGCCCGCGTCGCCCGCCGGCCACTGGTGGTGGGCCCGCGGGCCGTCCCGTTCGAGGCACTGATCGGCGAGGCGGCGCTGTACAACCCGGTCGGCGGCGCGGAGACGATGGCGCGGCAGCTGCGGTTCATCGCCGACCTCGCGACCACGTCGCCGCGGCTGCGCGTACGGATCGTGCGGGTCGACGTCGGCGAGCATCCCGGGCTGGGCGGGCAGTTCACCCTCTACGCGATGCGCGGCGCGGATCCGATCGTCTACTTCGAGCACTACAGCTCGGGTGCGTTCATCCTGGACGCCGGTGACGTCGGGACCTACCGGGACGTGATCGGGCAGATCCGGGAAAAGGCGTTGAGTCCCCAGGAATCCGTGGCGTTCATCGAACGCCGGGCCGCGGAGTTCCGTGCGGTCGACCGGAAACCGCCGCAGCTCGACGGGGCGGGCGCCCCGGCGAACCGGGCACATGCCCCCGGATAGGCGGGGGTACTGGCCGGCAGTGCGTGTCGCCCTGCTCTGCCCCGCGTCGGCCAGGCATAGTTTTCGGACAGCGTCGTCGGAAACAGCACGTGAGGTGGCGGACATGTCGAGCCCCGCGCCGCGAGGCCGGCCGAGGAAACTGCCGGTCGACCAGCAGCGCACCCGGGTGCTGCGCGCGGCGGCCGAGGCGGTCGCCGTGCACGGCTTCCAGGCCGCGACGATCGAGGAGATCGCCCGGTCGGCGGGTGTGTCCCGGCAGTCGGTGTACGAGCAGTTCACCAACCGCGGCACCTTGTTCGCCGAGCTGACGACGGACATCGAGGAACGCGCGTTCGACACGATCAGCGCGGTCGCGCTGGATACCTCGGAGCCCGACCTGCGCACGTGGGCCCGGGCGAACTACTCGACCATGTTCGCCTTCGTCGAGGCCCATCCGGAGGTGTTCCCGGTGCTGCGCGAGGCCGAGCGCGCCGGCGACCCGGCGCTCACCCGGCTGCGGGAACGACTCGCCGCCGTCCACGCAGAGGCGAGCCGGCAACGGTGGGCCGCACAGGGCGTGGACTCCGGCCGCGCGGACAAGGCGCTGGTGGCGCTGTACTTCGCGATGACGGAGGCGCTGGTCCAGATGTCCTGGAAAGGAGACCCGCCGGCCCAGGAAACCCTGGTGGACCTCCTCACGGAGTTCACCGTGGGAGGAGTCCTGCGGCTGCAGACCAAATCCGTGAACGTGATCGAACGCCTGCGGTGAGGCGACCGCGGGGCTGCACCGCTTGCGGTGGGGTGGCTGCGGAGTCGGTGAGGAGAAGACCGCTGCGGGGACGCGTGCGGCGGGGTCCGGTTGCGGGGGCGTGTGAGGAGTGAGCCTGGCTACCGAGGTGGGAGCGGGGCCTGGCTGCGGTGAGGCCGTGTGGAGAAGTCCGGCTGCGCGGGCGTGTGAGGAGGAAGCCCGGCTACCGAGGTTTGTGCGGGGGTTCGGTTGCGGGCGTGTGAGGAGTGAGCCCGGCTGTCGAGGTGGGTGCGGAATCCGGCTGCGGTGAGGTGGGTGCAGGCGTCCGGCTGAGGAGGAGGCCCGGCCGGCCGGGGGAGGGTGCCGGCCGGGCCGAGTCGCTCAGGCGGCGCCGACGAGTGCCGACCGCGCCGCGGCCGAGCCGGAGCCGGTCGAGTTGAAGCCGGTCGAGGCGAGCGGCGTTGCGGGGCCGGGCACGGTCACCTTCGCCGCGGCCGGTGCCGGCATTGTCGCTGTGCCGGCGTGCGGGCTTGCCGGTGAGCCGACCACGCGGTTGCGGCCGCTGTCCTTGGCCACGTACACCGCCGCGTCGGCCGCTGCCATCACGTCCTCGATGTTCGACCCGTCGAACGGGAAAGCCGCGACGCCGATCGAGGCGGTGCGTCGTTCGATGGACACCGCCTCGCCCTCGTTCGTGTGGGTCTGGATGACCAGCTCGCTGATCCGCTGCCGGATCCGGTCCGCGGTCACGACCGCGTCCTCCTTGGACGTCGCGGGCAGCAGCGCCACGAACTCCTCGCCGCCGAACCGGCCGACCAGGTCGTGCGCCCGCGTCTCCTGCCGGACGACGGCGGCCACCGCCTTCAGCACGTCGTCGCCGGCGAGGTGGCCATAGGTGTCGTTGATGTGCTTGAAGTGGTCGAGGTCGATCATCAGTGCGCCGAAGGTGCCCTGCTCGCGCTCCGCGCGGGAGACCTCGCGCTGGGCACCCTCCTGCCAGGTGGTGGCGTTGAGCAGCTGTGTCTTCTGGTCCGTGGTCGCGAGCTCCTCGAGCCGCTTGATCAGCACCGAACGCTGCAGCACGTACAGCGGCAGGATCACCAGCGCGGACAGCACGGGCTGCTCGGTCAGCACCATCGTCAGCAGGCCGCCGACGCACAGGATCGCCGCCTCCAGGACGTTGTCGTCCATGCTGCCGAGACAGAGCGAGGGGGTCGCCGACTTCGGGGCGGCGAGATAGAGGCCGAGGCCGGTCAGCGCAGTGTTCACCAGGAAGTAGCCGAACGCCGCGGCGACGATCGTCGACACGCCCTGCTCACCGACACAGAAGGCGGCCAGCGAGGCACCGAAGCCGGACAGGATCATCGTCGTCGCGTTCGCCGCGACGCGGTGGCCCTCCCCCGGCTGGATCCCGTTCCAGCTGCGGAAGGCGAGGTAGAGGTAGATCACCACGCCCAGCGCCGCCATCAGCTGCGGTGGCATGAGCAGGGCCGCGGGCAGCAGCCACACCGACGTCACGGTGATGTGCGGGCCGTGGCTCAGCATCCGGCGCTGGCGCTCGATCCGGCGGGTCACCTCGGTCTGCGCGACCGCGAGGCCCGCGAGCAGCCCGAACAGGCCCAGCTCGGCCATCGTGACCGGGACCAGGAACGCACTGGTCACGCTGAGCGCGACGGCGACCGCCATGCTCGACAGCGTGACCGCGACCCACGGGCCCGGGCGCGTCCACAGCGTCCACCCGCGCACCGCGGCGATCAGATCCCGTCCAGACCGTTCCCCCGATGTGACCATTTTTCCCCCAGATCCTTGCGTAAAAGTCCGGTGACAATCTCCTCACACACAGTTTCAGTCCGTTTGCCGCCTGTCCACAAGGGGCATAGGTGTGTACCTTTTTCCCGAAGACACCGAATGAAGGGTGACCAGCAATGCGCAGCAAGGAACAGTGACCGCGTAGCAGCACCGCAAGGTCGCGCAGGTCAGAGCCCACGCGCGGAGCATCAGGCATGTTCGGCGCGTGTGGCTTCCTTCGCGATGTCCTCCTCAGCGGCGCCGCCCAGCGCCCGCTGCCACATGAGGGTTAGCGGAATCGTAATAATCAGACCGGCGAGCCCGAAGATCCCGACGGTGGTCTGCGCGCTCAGGTGATCGGCCAGGACGCCGCCGATCAGCGGAACGACACCCATCGTCGTGGTCAGGCCGGTGTTCGACAGCCCCATCGTCTGCGCCCGGGTCTCGTCCGGCACCGCGATCGTGAGCGACGCGGTGGCCTGCAGCAGGGCGATCGTGCCGAAGCCGCCGGAAATCACGAACAGGATCACCGACACCACCGCGCCCGGCTGCAGGAAGCAGACGAGCAGCGGGATCGCGGCGAGCGCGGTGAGCGGGCCGATCAGCTTCGGCCGGATCGCCGCGGGCACCCACCGGGTGTAGATGAACGTGAAGATCACGCTGCCCACCGGGTCGGCGGCCAGCAGCAGGCCGATCACGCCAGGGCCGCCGCCGGAGGAGTCGACGTAGGGCGCGGCGATGCCCTCGTACACCGGCAGCAGACCGGCCAGCCAGGTGAACAGCATCAGCGGGCGCAACGCCGCGGTGGTGAACGCGATCTTCCCGCCGGAGCTGAGCGACGAGAAGAACGGCCTTCGCTTGTCGCCGCTCGCCGCGGCCGGGCGGGCCTTCAGGCCGAAACGTACGAAGAGCGCGGAAAGAATGAAGGTCGCCGCGTCGAGCACGAGCGCCAGCCGCGGGTCCAGTGCCAGCAGCAGCGCGCCGCCGCCGGCGAACCCGAGCAGCTGTGCGGACTGCACGGTCATGCTGCGCACGCCCATGCCGACCACGAACCGGTCGCCCTCGAGAATCTGGGGCAGCAGGGCCAGCTGGGAGGCCTTGAACGGTGGGTTCAGCAGGGAGACCAGGCCGACCAGTACGCACAGCGTCCACAACGGCAGCCCGGGGATGGCCACCAGCCCGATCAGCACCGCGCGCATGAGGTCGACCGCGACCATCACCGTGCGCCGTGGGAACCGGTCGGCGAGGCCGGTCAGGAAGATGCCGCCGAACAACGACGGGAAGAACGTGAGCGCGTAGGTGAGCCCGGTCAGCGTGGCCGACCCGGTCCTCGCGTAGACCAGCACGGAGAGGGCGACCCTGGCGAGCTGGTCACCGGCGATCGACAGCAGTTCGCCGAACCACAGGGCGCGGAATTCGGCGACGCCGAACACCTCGCGGAACGTGACTCGTTCGGATCCTGCCGTCATCCGTGTTCTCCCCGCTCTGTATGCGCACCGTGCCGCAATGGTGACCAACAGGTGACCATAGAACCTCCTGGTCACGGGCCGGTCACACGTGGTGAGTCGTCCGCCTCAGTGTCTCGTGACTGTTGGTGATTCTCTAGGTTCTTTCGCCGGTATCCATCAGGTCACGGGCAGTTCGTCGCGTGTCCAGACGATAGCGCTCCGCACTCGACCCAGCTCGGCAACCGCCTTGGTGTGGCCTATGCCACACCCGGGTGGCCGGTCGTCCGCACTGTGGAACACCGCTCGCGGGGGACTCCACGCGCGTAGCTTCGGCCGCGTGACCGACCTCGCGACGTTCACGCTCGCCATAGTGGGCGCCGGACCTCGTGGGGTCGGCGTCCTGGAACGGCTGTCCGCCAGCGCCGCCGAACTGCTCGGCCGGGGCAGGCTGGCGGTGCACCTGATCGACCCGTTCCCGCCGGGCCCCGGCAGGGTCTGGCGGTACGAGCAGTCGCCGCTGCTGCGGATGAACTCGATGCCCGAGGACGTCACCGTGTTCACCGACGACACGGTACGGATCGACGGTCCGGTGCTGCCCGGCCCGTCGTTGATCGAATGGGCGCGTGGGGTCCGCGCGGGCGACCTGGAGCATCAGGTGCCCGATGATCTGCGCGACGAGCTGGAAACGCTGGCTGCCACGGACTTTCCGACCCGCCGGTTGCAGAGCCGGTACTTGGAGTGGTTCTACCGCAAGGTGGTCGCCGAACTTCCGCCCGGCATCGAGGTGGTGGAGCACCGGGCCACCGCGGTCGGCATCGACGACGGTGAGCGCGAGTCCGTCCGGCTCTCGGACGGGACGGTGGTGGCGGCGGACGCGGT carries:
- a CDS encoding helix-turn-helix domain-containing protein gives rise to the protein MRGTAMLTPRIRTLGAALRDARLEAHFGVRELARRVGANPALLSNWELGQRVPGIEDVAGILGALGVVGEDKQRILCLARGTSDPGWITLGRQAEPEHMAGLLACERAATSLVEWHPLLVPGLLQIPDYARALFASDGLPPAAAERQADARVARRPLVVGPRAVPFEALIGEAALYNPVGGAETMARQLRFIADLATTSPRLRVRIVRVDVGEHPGLGGQFTLYAMRGADPIVYFEHYSSGAFILDAGDVGTYRDVIGQIREKALSPQESVAFIERRAAEFRAVDRKPPQLDGAGAPANRAHAPG
- a CDS encoding TetR/AcrR family transcriptional regulator encodes the protein MSSPAPRGRPRKLPVDQQRTRVLRAAAEAVAVHGFQAATIEEIARSAGVSRQSVYEQFTNRGTLFAELTTDIEERAFDTISAVALDTSEPDLRTWARANYSTMFAFVEAHPEVFPVLREAERAGDPALTRLRERLAAVHAEASRQRWAAQGVDSGRADKALVALYFAMTEALVQMSWKGDPPAQETLVDLLTEFTVGGVLRLQTKSVNVIERLR
- a CDS encoding sensor domain-containing diguanylate cyclase; its protein translation is MVTSGERSGRDLIAAVRGWTLWTRPGPWVAVTLSSMAVAVALSVTSAFLVPVTMAELGLFGLLAGLAVAQTEVTRRIERQRRMLSHGPHITVTSVWLLPAALLMPPQLMAALGVVIYLYLAFRSWNGIQPGEGHRVAANATTMILSGFGASLAAFCVGEQGVSTIVAAAFGYFLVNTALTGLGLYLAAPKSATPSLCLGSMDDNVLEAAILCVGGLLTMVLTEQPVLSALVILPLYVLQRSVLIKRLEELATTDQKTQLLNATTWQEGAQREVSRAEREQGTFGALMIDLDHFKHINDTYGHLAGDDVLKAVAAVVRQETRAHDLVGRFGGEEFVALLPATSKEDAVVTADRIRQRISELVIQTHTNEGEAVSIERRTASIGVAAFPFDGSNIEDVMAAADAAVYVAKDSGRNRVVGSPASPHAGTATMPAPAAAKVTVPGPATPLASTGFNSTGSGSAAARSALVGAA
- a CDS encoding MFS transporter, translated to MTAGSERVTFREVFGVAEFRALWFGELLSIAGDQLARVALSVLVYARTGSATLTGLTYALTFFPSLFGGIFLTGLADRFPRRTVMVAVDLMRAVLIGLVAIPGLPLWTLCVLVGLVSLLNPPFKASQLALLPQILEGDRFVVGMGVRSMTVQSAQLLGFAGGGALLLALDPRLALVLDAATFILSALFVRFGLKARPAAASGDKRRPFFSSLSSGGKIAFTTAALRPLMLFTWLAGLLPVYEGIAAPYVDSSGGGPGVIGLLLAADPVGSVIFTFIYTRWVPAAIRPKLIGPLTALAAIPLLVCFLQPGAVVSVILFVISGGFGTIALLQATASLTIAVPDETRAQTMGLSNTGLTTTMGVVPLIGGVLADHLSAQTTVGIFGLAGLIITIPLTLMWQRALGGAAEEDIAKEATRAEHA